Proteins from one Mycobacterium sp. EPa45 genomic window:
- the rho gene encoding transcription termination factor Rho, whose translation MTDTDLITAAERAPQTEAPAVTADSPSAPDSQPDTASQASPSGPTGSLSTMVLPELRALANRVGVKGTSGMRKSDLIAAIKEHQNGGGNGGNAAPRGDDNADKAPAEQPAEARDNTADTAETGGGEPRRRERRTATREAGAAGSDSAEQPKSQDNRPEQGEKKAENKADNRESGDQGGQNQGNQQNQNRGNNQNRDQNQNRDQNQNRDNDDDDGDGRQGRRGRRFRDRRRRGERAGGEGGGNDAELREDDVVQPVAGILDVLDNYAFVRTSGYLAGPNDVYVSMNMVRKNGLRRGDAVTGAVRVPKDGEQSNQRQKFNPLVRLDSVNGGPVEAAKNRPDFTKMTPLYPNQRLRLETTSDRLTTRVIDLIMPIGKGQRALIVSPPKAGKTTIMQDIANAITRNNPECHLMVVLVDERPEEVTDMQRSVKGEVIASTFDRPPSDHTQAAELAIERAKRLVEQGKDVVVLLDSITRLGRAYNNASPASGRILSGGVDSTALYPPKRFLGAARNIEHGGSLTIIATAMVETGSTGDTVIFEEFKGTGNAELKLDRKIAERRVFPAVDVNPSGTRKDELLLSPDEFAIVHKLRRVLSGLDSHQAIDLLMSQLRKTKNNYEFLVQVSKTAPGGPAGSGDLD comes from the coding sequence GTGACCGATACGGACCTGATCACGGCTGCAGAACGCGCCCCGCAGACGGAGGCGCCCGCCGTGACCGCAGATTCCCCCTCGGCGCCTGATTCTCAGCCGGACACCGCCTCGCAGGCCAGCCCCAGTGGCCCGACCGGCTCGCTTTCGACGATGGTCCTGCCCGAGCTTCGTGCCCTGGCCAACCGAGTTGGCGTCAAGGGAACCTCCGGAATGCGCAAGAGCGATCTGATCGCCGCCATCAAGGAGCACCAGAACGGCGGCGGCAACGGCGGCAATGCCGCACCTCGCGGCGACGACAACGCCGACAAGGCGCCAGCGGAGCAGCCGGCCGAGGCCCGCGACAACACCGCGGACACCGCCGAAACCGGTGGTGGCGAGCCGCGTCGTCGTGAGCGCCGGACCGCCACCCGCGAGGCCGGCGCTGCCGGTTCCGACAGCGCTGAGCAGCCGAAGTCCCAGGACAATCGTCCCGAGCAGGGCGAGAAGAAGGCTGAGAACAAGGCCGACAACCGCGAGTCCGGTGACCAGGGCGGCCAGAACCAGGGCAACCAGCAGAATCAGAACCGCGGCAACAACCAGAACCGCGATCAGAACCAGAACCGCGATCAGAACCAGAACCGCGACAACGACGATGACGACGGCGACGGCCGCCAGGGCCGCCGCGGCCGCCGATTCCGCGACCGCAGGCGCCGTGGTGAGCGCGCCGGTGGCGAAGGCGGCGGCAACGATGCCGAGCTGCGCGAGGACGACGTCGTCCAGCCGGTCGCCGGCATCCTCGACGTGCTCGACAACTACGCGTTCGTCCGCACGTCGGGCTACCTGGCCGGGCCGAACGACGTCTACGTCTCGATGAACATGGTCCGCAAGAACGGCCTGCGCCGCGGCGACGCCGTCACCGGTGCCGTGCGCGTGCCCAAGGACGGCGAGCAGAGCAACCAGCGCCAGAAGTTCAACCCGCTGGTCCGCCTCGACAGCGTCAACGGCGGCCCGGTCGAGGCGGCCAAGAACCGCCCCGACTTCACCAAGATGACCCCGCTGTACCCGAATCAGCGGCTGCGTCTGGAGACCACTTCCGACCGGCTGACGACCCGCGTGATCGATCTGATCATGCCGATCGGCAAGGGCCAGCGCGCCCTGATCGTGTCGCCGCCCAAGGCCGGTAAGACCACGATCATGCAGGACATCGCCAACGCGATCACCCGCAACAACCCGGAGTGCCATCTGATGGTGGTCCTGGTCGACGAGCGTCCTGAAGAGGTCACCGACATGCAGCGCTCGGTCAAGGGTGAGGTCATCGCCTCCACCTTCGACCGCCCGCCGTCAGACCACACCCAGGCCGCCGAGCTGGCCATCGAGCGGGCCAAGCGCCTGGTCGAGCAGGGCAAGGACGTCGTGGTGCTGCTCGACTCGATCACCCGCCTGGGTCGCGCCTACAACAACGCCTCGCCGGCGTCCGGGCGCATCCTGTCCGGTGGTGTGGACTCGACCGCGCTGTATCCGCCCAAGCGGTTCCTGGGCGCGGCCCGCAATATCGAGCACGGCGGCTCGCTGACGATCATCGCGACGGCCATGGTGGAGACCGGTTCGACCGGTGACACCGTGATCTTCGAAGAGTTCAAGGGCACCGGCAACGCCGAGCTCAAGCTCGACCGCAAGATCGCCGAGCGCCGGGTGTTCCCCGCGGTCGACGTCAATCCGTCGGGCACCCGCAAGGACGAGCTGCTGCTGAGCCCCGACGAGTTCGCGATCGTGCACAAGCTGCGCCGTGTGCTGTCCGGGCTGGACTCCCATCAGGCCATCGACCTGTTGATGAGCCAGCTGCGGAAGACCAAGAACAACTACGAGTTCCTGGTTCAGGTGTCCAAGACCGCACCCGGCGGCCCGGCCGGCTCCGGCGACCTCGACTAG
- the thrB gene encoding homoserine kinase: MTLTLPAGLTSHATVAASSANLGPGFDSLGLALGLYDEISVETTDAGLIIEVDGEGAGQVPQTAEHLVVRALHRGLAAGGAGAPGLVVRCRNAIPHSRGLGSSAAAVVGGLAAANGLLTQADLEPLTDAQLIQLSSEFEGHPDNAAAAVLGGAVVSWTDARTTPTTYAAAPLRLHPDIHVFPGIPQVKSSTAETRVLLPDHVSHVDARFNLSRAALLVVALTERPDLLMVATEDVLHQPQRGPAMPASAEYIQVLRRCGVPAVLSGAGPAVLALTTSAELPAEAVEFGTAKGFTVSEMGVGEAVRWSSGVAVRP, translated from the coding sequence GTGACCCTGACTCTGCCTGCCGGCCTGACCTCGCACGCCACCGTTGCGGCGTCCAGCGCCAACCTCGGCCCGGGCTTCGACAGCCTGGGCCTGGCGCTGGGCCTCTACGACGAGATTTCGGTCGAGACCACCGACGCCGGGCTGATCATCGAGGTCGACGGCGAGGGCGCCGGGCAGGTGCCGCAGACCGCAGAGCATCTGGTGGTTCGGGCGCTGCACCGGGGATTGGCGGCCGGCGGCGCCGGCGCCCCCGGACTCGTCGTGCGGTGCCGCAACGCCATCCCGCACTCGCGCGGGCTCGGGTCGTCGGCCGCGGCCGTCGTCGGAGGCCTGGCAGCCGCGAATGGCCTTCTGACACAAGCGGATTTGGAACCGCTGACCGACGCGCAGCTGATCCAGCTGTCTTCGGAATTCGAGGGTCACCCCGACAACGCGGCGGCCGCGGTGCTGGGTGGGGCAGTGGTGTCGTGGACCGACGCCCGCACGACGCCCACGACGTATGCGGCGGCCCCCCTGCGGCTGCATCCCGATATCCACGTGTTCCCGGGAATCCCGCAGGTGAAGTCGTCGACCGCGGAGACCCGGGTGCTGCTGCCCGACCATGTCAGCCATGTCGACGCCCGCTTCAACCTCAGCCGCGCGGCGTTGCTGGTGGTTGCGCTCACCGAGCGCCCGGACTTGCTGATGGTGGCGACCGAGGACGTCCTGCATCAGCCGCAACGGGGTCCGGCCATGCCCGCTTCGGCGGAATACATCCAGGTGTTGCGGCGTTGTGGAGTGCCAGCGGTGCTTTCCGGCGCTGGTCCGGCCGTTCTGGCCCTCACGACCAGCGCAGAACTGCCGGCCGAGGCCGTCGAGTTCGGCACCGCGAAGGGGTTCACCGTCAGCGAGATGGGCGTCGGCGAAGCAGTTCGCTGGAGCTCAGGAGTCGCGGTCAGACCCTGA
- a CDS encoding homoserine dehydrogenase translates to MTEKAIGVAVLGLGNVGSEVARIIEESAPDLAARIGAPLELRGVAVRRVAGNRGLPVELLTDNVEELVSREDVDIVVEVMGPVEPARKAILTALEGGKSVVTANKALLAQSTGELAQAAERAHVDLYFEAAVAGAIPVIRPLTQSLAGDTVLRVAGIVNGTTNYILSEMASTGADYDSALADASALGYAEADPTADVEGYDAAAKAAILASIAFHTRVTADDVYREGITKITPEDFESAKALGCTIKLLSICERVTGDDGQQRVSARVYPALVPLSHPLANVNGAFNAVVVEAEAAGRLMFYGQGAGGAPTASAVMGDLVMAARNRVQGGRGPRESKYAQLPIAPMGIIQTRYYVSMTVTDRPGVLSSVAAEFAKREVSIAEVRQESMADEGARIVVVTHRATDAALSETVAALADHDAVQEVNSVLRLEGTSE, encoded by the coding sequence ATGACGGAAAAAGCAATAGGCGTAGCGGTATTGGGCCTGGGAAATGTCGGCAGTGAGGTTGCCCGGATCATCGAGGAGAGCGCGCCGGATCTGGCGGCGCGCATCGGTGCTCCGCTCGAGCTGCGCGGCGTGGCGGTCCGCCGGGTCGCCGGAAACCGCGGTCTGCCGGTGGAGCTGCTCACCGACAATGTCGAGGAGCTGGTCTCCCGCGAGGACGTCGACATCGTCGTCGAGGTGATGGGTCCTGTCGAACCGGCCCGCAAGGCCATCCTGACCGCGCTCGAGGGCGGCAAGTCGGTGGTGACCGCCAACAAGGCGCTGCTGGCCCAATCCACCGGCGAGTTGGCCCAGGCGGCCGAACGGGCCCACGTGGACCTGTATTTCGAAGCCGCCGTCGCCGGTGCGATCCCGGTGATCCGGCCGCTCACCCAGTCGCTGGCCGGCGACACCGTGCTTCGGGTGGCGGGCATCGTCAACGGCACCACCAATTACATCTTGTCCGAAATGGCCTCCACCGGGGCCGATTACGACTCCGCGCTGGCCGACGCGAGCGCGCTGGGATACGCCGAGGCCGACCCGACCGCCGACGTCGAGGGTTATGACGCTGCGGCCAAGGCCGCGATCCTGGCCTCGATCGCGTTCCATACCCGGGTCACCGCCGACGATGTCTATCGCGAGGGCATCACCAAGATCACCCCGGAGGACTTCGAATCGGCCAAGGCGCTCGGGTGCACCATCAAGCTGCTGTCGATCTGTGAACGTGTCACGGGAGACGATGGCCAGCAACGGGTTTCGGCTCGTGTCTATCCCGCGCTGGTCCCGCTGAGTCATCCGCTGGCCAACGTCAACGGGGCATTCAATGCCGTCGTTGTGGAGGCCGAGGCGGCCGGACGGTTGATGTTCTACGGCCAGGGTGCCGGCGGCGCGCCGACCGCGTCGGCGGTGATGGGCGATCTGGTGATGGCCGCGCGCAACCGGGTGCAGGGCGGCCGCGGGCCGCGCGAATCCAAGTACGCGCAGCTGCCGATCGCGCCGATGGGCATCATCCAGACTCGGTACTACGTCAGCATGACCGTCACCGACCGCCCCGGTGTGTTGTCCTCGGTTGCAGCCGAATTCGCCAAGCGCGAGGTCAGTATCGCCGAGGTGCGCCAGGAGAGTATGGCCGACGAGGGTGCTCGCATCGTCGTGGTGACTCACCGGGCCACTGACGCGGCGTTGTCCGAGACTGTTGCCGCACTGGCGGATCACGACGCTGTCCAGGAAGTCAACAGCGTGCTGCGTCTGGAGGGAACCAGCGAATGA
- the thrC gene encoding threonine synthase, which yields MSSIKASPVHTPWRGLIEAYRDRLPVGADWTPVTLLEGGTPLISAPRLSEKTGCTVHLKVEGLNPTGSFKDRGMTMAVTDAVARGQKAVLCASTGNTSASAAAYAARAGITCAVLIPQGKIAMGKLAQAVMHGAKIIQIDGNFDDCLELARKLTNDYQTIALVNSVNPVRIEGQKTAAFEIVDALGIAPDVHSLPVGNAGNITAYWKGYREYHRDGLSERLPRMLGTQAAGAAPLVTGQPVSNPETIATAIRIGSPASWDGAVTAQQESGGRFLAATDEEILAAYHLVAQLEGVFVEPASAASIAGLLKSVEDGWVKPGSSVVCTVTGNGLKDPDTALRGMPTVKPLPVDPGAVVAELGLV from the coding sequence ATGAGCTCAATCAAGGCATCTCCCGTACACACCCCGTGGCGCGGACTGATCGAGGCCTACCGCGATCGGCTGCCGGTCGGTGCGGATTGGACCCCGGTGACCCTCCTCGAGGGTGGCACCCCGCTCATCAGCGCTCCGCGACTCTCTGAAAAGACCGGCTGCACAGTTCATTTGAAGGTCGAGGGTCTCAACCCCACCGGCTCCTTCAAAGACCGCGGCATGACGATGGCGGTGACCGACGCCGTCGCACGCGGCCAGAAGGCCGTGTTGTGCGCCTCGACCGGTAACACCTCTGCGTCGGCGGCCGCCTACGCCGCCCGGGCCGGCATCACCTGCGCCGTGCTGATCCCGCAGGGCAAGATCGCGATGGGCAAGCTGGCCCAGGCAGTCATGCACGGCGCCAAGATCATTCAGATCGACGGCAACTTCGACGACTGCCTCGAGCTGGCCCGCAAGCTCACCAACGACTACCAGACCATCGCGCTGGTCAACAGCGTGAACCCGGTGCGCATCGAGGGGCAGAAGACCGCGGCCTTCGAGATCGTCGACGCGCTCGGCATCGCCCCTGACGTGCACTCGCTGCCGGTCGGAAACGCCGGCAACATCACCGCGTATTGGAAGGGCTACCGCGAATACCACCGCGACGGGCTGTCCGAGCGGCTGCCCCGCATGCTGGGCACGCAGGCCGCAGGCGCGGCGCCGCTGGTAACGGGTCAGCCGGTCAGCAATCCGGAAACCATCGCCACCGCGATCCGCATCGGTTCGCCGGCGTCCTGGGACGGTGCCGTGACGGCGCAGCAGGAGTCCGGCGGCCGGTTCCTGGCTGCCACCGACGAGGAGATCCTGGCCGCGTATCACCTGGTCGCCCAGTTGGAAGGTGTCTTCGTCGAGCCGGCGTCGGCGGCCAGCATTGCCGGCCTGCTCAAGTCCGTGGAAGACGGTTGGGTCAAGCCCGGCTCTTCGGTGGTGTGCACCGTGACCGGCAACGGTCTGAAGGACCCCGATACCGCGCTGCGCGGCATGCCCACGGTGAAGCCGCTGCCGGTCGACCCAGGCGCTGTCGTCGCTGAGCTGGGCCTGGTCTGA